One stretch of Robbsia betulipollinis DNA includes these proteins:
- a CDS encoding ABC transporter ATP-binding protein, which produces MILEKTDLGGPAQPLLAVSRLVKHFPLKKALPGAGRQSVRAVDGVSFDIRKGETLGVVGESGCGKSTTARLLMQLTRQDRGELVFDAELVGSRTLPLRRYYSQVQMVFQDSYASLNPRLTIEESIAFSPRVHGMSRRAATERAQDLLARVGLDPARFAGRYPHELSGGQRQRVNIARALALQPRLVILDEAVSALDKSVEAQVLNLLIDLKAAFDLTYLFISHDLGVVRYLCDRVLVMYLGKVVEIGATETLFAHPAHPYTRALLSSVPSMDPDRRTLAPPLAGDPPNPVDPPSGCPFHPRCVHAEAVCSVRVPQLLERDGHATACLMLEPNSGHSAAGQGADRIATHEVPA; this is translated from the coding sequence ATGATTCTCGAAAAAACCGATCTCGGCGGACCTGCGCAACCGCTGCTGGCGGTAAGCCGGCTGGTCAAGCACTTCCCGCTGAAAAAAGCGTTGCCGGGAGCGGGCCGGCAGTCGGTCAGGGCGGTCGATGGCGTCAGTTTCGATATCCGCAAGGGCGAGACGCTCGGCGTCGTCGGCGAATCCGGCTGCGGCAAATCGACGACCGCGCGTCTGCTGATGCAGCTGACCCGGCAGGATCGCGGCGAACTGGTATTCGACGCCGAACTGGTGGGTTCGCGCACCTTGCCGCTGCGCCGCTATTACAGCCAGGTGCAGATGGTGTTCCAGGATAGCTATGCCTCGCTGAACCCGCGCCTGACGATCGAGGAGTCGATCGCTTTCTCGCCGCGCGTGCACGGCATGTCGCGCCGGGCCGCGACCGAACGCGCGCAGGATCTGCTCGCGCGCGTGGGGCTCGATCCGGCGCGTTTCGCCGGGCGCTATCCGCACGAGCTGTCCGGCGGGCAGCGGCAGCGCGTGAACATCGCGCGGGCGCTGGCGTTGCAGCCGCGGCTGGTGATCCTCGACGAGGCCGTGTCGGCGCTGGACAAATCGGTCGAGGCACAGGTGCTGAATCTGCTGATCGACCTGAAAGCGGCGTTCGACCTGACCTATCTTTTCATCAGTCATGACCTCGGCGTGGTGCGCTATCTCTGCGACCGGGTGCTGGTGATGTATCTGGGCAAGGTGGTGGAGATCGGCGCGACCGAGACGCTGTTCGCGCATCCCGCCCACCCCTATACGCGGGCCTTGCTGTCGTCGGTGCCGTCGATGGATCCGGACCGGCGCACGCTCGCGCCGCCGCTCGCGGGCGATCCGCCGAACCCCGTCGATCCGCCGTCGGGTTGTCCCTTTCATCCCCGTTGCGTGCATGCCGAGGCAGTCTGTTCGGTGAGGGTGCCGCAATTGCTGGAGCGCGACGGCCATGCGACCGCCTGCCTGATGCTCGAACCGAATTCGGGCCACAGCGCGGCGGGGCAGGGCGCGGATCGGATCGCGACACACGAGGTGCCGGCATGA
- a CDS encoding ABC transporter permease: protein MDLSLKTPAVAPPPPLARSTNYWVSTLHRLRRSPMALGSGAVVLLLLLMAVFAYHLAPADPFQTSMVDRLKPVGTPGHLLGTDELGRDMLTRLIVGSRLSLFMGIVPVALSFVIGGALGVFAGYAGGLANTLIMRVVDVLYAFPSVLLAVALSGTLGTGIGNSLLSLTIVFVPQIVRVAESVTTQLRTSDFIDAARSSGASALTIVRVHLLGNVLGPIFVYATSLISVSMILASGLSFLGLGVTPPNPEWGLMLNTLRTAIYSQPLIAALPGLMIFITSISFNILADAIRSAMEIKG from the coding sequence GTGGACCTTTCGCTCAAGACACCGGCCGTCGCTCCGCCGCCGCCGTTGGCGCGCTCGACGAATTACTGGGTCAGCACGCTGCACCGCCTGCGACGCAGTCCGATGGCGCTGGGTTCGGGCGCCGTGGTCCTGCTGTTGCTGCTGATGGCCGTCTTCGCCTATCACCTGGCGCCGGCGGACCCGTTCCAGACCTCGATGGTCGACCGGCTCAAGCCGGTCGGCACGCCGGGCCACCTGCTGGGCACCGATGAACTCGGCCGCGACATGCTGACGCGACTCATCGTCGGTTCGCGGCTGTCGCTGTTCATGGGCATCGTGCCGGTCGCGCTGTCCTTCGTGATCGGCGGCGCGCTGGGCGTGTTCGCCGGTTACGCGGGCGGCCTTGCGAACACCCTGATCATGCGCGTCGTGGATGTCCTCTACGCCTTCCCGTCGGTTCTGCTCGCGGTGGCGCTGTCGGGCACGCTGGGGACCGGCATCGGCAACTCGCTGCTGTCGTTGACGATCGTATTCGTGCCGCAGATCGTACGCGTGGCGGAAAGCGTCACCACGCAGCTGCGCACCAGCGACTTCATCGACGCGGCCCGCAGTTCCGGCGCCTCGGCGCTGACGATCGTGCGCGTGCACCTGCTGGGCAATGTGCTCGGGCCGATTTTCGTCTACGCGACGAGCCTGATCTCGGTGTCGATGATCCTTGCCTCCGGTCTGTCCTTTCTCGGGCTGGGCGTGACGCCGCCCAATCCCGAATGGGGCCTGATGCTCAATACGCTGCGCACGGCGATCTACAGCCAGCCGCTGATCGCCGCGCTGCCGGGTCTGATGATCTTCATCACATCGATTTCATTCAACATCCTGGCGGACGCGATCCGTTCGGCGATGGAGATCAAGGGGTAG
- a CDS encoding ABC transporter permease — translation MFAYLVRRVLYAIPIMFGVCLLCFMLLHLAPGDPLAAVLPADASQALRTQLIALYGFDKPLPVQFFTWLWRALHGDLGVSISTGSPVTRDVLAAVANSLRLAALATLIGFILGGTFGFLGGYFKNSWLDRIASIGSVLGVSVPHYWLAILLVIVFSVFLPWLPATGGGPDGAGGWSWDWDHIQYMVLPAFAMAMIPMGIIARTVRALVADILAQEFIIGLQARGLGRTAIFRHVLKNAAPTALSVMGLQLGYLLGGSILVETIFSWPGTGFLLNTAIFQRDYPLLQGTILVLALFFVLLNLVVDVVQTLFDPRIARG, via the coding sequence ATGTTCGCCTACCTGGTGCGCCGCGTGCTGTATGCGATCCCGATCATGTTCGGCGTCTGCCTGCTGTGTTTCATGCTGCTGCACCTCGCGCCGGGCGATCCGCTGGCCGCGGTGCTGCCCGCCGATGCCTCCCAGGCGCTGCGCACGCAACTGATCGCGCTGTACGGTTTCGACAAACCGCTGCCGGTGCAGTTCTTCACGTGGCTCTGGCGCGCGCTGCACGGCGACCTCGGGGTATCGATCTCCACCGGGTCGCCGGTCACCCGCGACGTGCTGGCGGCGGTCGCCAATTCCCTGCGTCTGGCGGCGCTCGCGACGCTGATCGGCTTCATCCTCGGCGGCACCTTCGGCTTTCTCGGCGGGTATTTCAAGAACTCCTGGCTGGACCGGATCGCCTCGATCGGCTCCGTGCTGGGCGTGAGCGTGCCGCATTACTGGCTCGCGATCCTGCTGGTGATCGTCTTTTCGGTGTTTCTGCCCTGGCTGCCCGCGACGGGCGGCGGTCCGGACGGCGCCGGCGGCTGGTCCTGGGACTGGGATCACATCCAGTACATGGTGCTGCCGGCGTTCGCGATGGCGATGATCCCGATGGGCATCATCGCGCGCACTGTGCGCGCGCTGGTGGCGGACATCCTCGCGCAGGAATTCATCATCGGCCTGCAGGCGCGGGGCCTCGGCCGCACGGCGATCTTCCGCCACGTGCTGAAGAACGCCGCGCCCACGGCGCTGTCGGTGATGGGCCTGCAACTGGGGTATCTGCTCGGCGGCTCGATCCTGGTCGAGACGATCTTCTCCTGGCCGGGCACGGGCTTCCTGCTGAACACCGCGATTTTTCAGCGCGATTACCCCTTGCTGCAAGGCACGATTCTCGTCCTCGCGCTGTTCTTCGTGCTGCTGAACCTGGTGGTCGATGTGGTGCAGACGCTGTTCGATCCGCGCATCGCCCGGGGATGA
- a CDS encoding ABC transporter substrate-binding protein: MVCAGGLLTGATARAESTLRIAMTAADIPYTAGQPDQGYEGNRFTGITIYDSLIQWDLTKNNAPSTLIPALATDWQVSPQDKTKWIVKLRPGVRFHDGTPFNADAVVWNVQKILDKTAPQFDPRQAGLTVSRLPTLVSVRRIDDATVEFTTKSPDSFFPYNLTNLYFASPILWKADFDAVPAAVTDAGKRSQAAWAAFASHPAGTGPFKVDRLVPRQRLELVRNTAYWDPRRTAKIDRVVLLPMPEASARTAALLSNQVDWIEAPAPDAIPQIKSRGFTIYSNTQPHNWPWQFSYAEGSPWLDKRVREAANLCVDREGLKTLLGGYMTPATGTYEPGDPWYGHPSFHIKYDPDAARKLMTAAGYSAAKPVQVKVQISASGSGQMQPQPMNEYMQQNLKQCFFDVKLDVVEWNTLLTNWRQGAKDSAAHGANAINVSFASMDPFFGMVRFASKSAFPPVSNNWGYYSDDTTEKLIAQARNAFDQKTRDAALGELNTYMVDQAADLWVAHDVGPRAISKKVTGVVQPKNWMIDIATMSVK, encoded by the coding sequence ATGGTGTGTGCGGGAGGGCTGTTGACGGGGGCGACGGCGCGGGCGGAATCGACATTGCGCATCGCGATGACCGCCGCGGACATTCCCTATACGGCCGGGCAGCCCGACCAGGGATACGAAGGCAACCGCTTCACCGGCATCACGATCTACGATTCGCTGATCCAGTGGGATCTGACGAAAAACAACGCGCCCAGCACGCTGATTCCCGCGCTCGCGACCGACTGGCAAGTCTCCCCGCAGGACAAGACCAAATGGATCGTCAAGCTGCGCCCCGGCGTCAGGTTCCATGACGGCACGCCGTTCAACGCCGACGCGGTGGTGTGGAACGTGCAGAAGATCCTCGACAAGACCGCGCCGCAATTCGATCCGCGTCAGGCGGGCCTGACGGTGTCGCGCCTGCCGACGCTGGTGTCGGTGCGCAGGATCGACGATGCGACCGTGGAATTCACCACCAAAAGCCCGGATTCGTTCTTCCCCTACAACCTGACGAATCTGTATTTCGCGTCGCCGATCCTCTGGAAGGCGGATTTCGACGCGGTACCGGCCGCGGTGACGGATGCCGGCAAACGCTCGCAGGCCGCCTGGGCGGCGTTCGCGAGTCACCCCGCGGGCACCGGCCCGTTCAAGGTCGATCGGCTCGTGCCGCGGCAGCGTCTCGAACTGGTGCGCAACACCGCGTATTGGGATCCCAGGCGCACGGCGAAGATCGACCGCGTCGTGCTGCTGCCGATGCCCGAGGCGAGCGCGCGTACCGCCGCCTTGCTGTCGAACCAGGTGGACTGGATCGAGGCGCCCGCGCCCGACGCGATCCCGCAGATCAAGAGCCGCGGCTTCACGATCTATTCGAACACGCAGCCGCACAACTGGCCCTGGCAGTTTTCCTACGCCGAGGGCTCGCCCTGGCTCGACAAACGCGTGCGCGAGGCCGCGAATCTGTGCGTGGACCGCGAGGGTCTGAAGACGCTGCTCGGCGGCTACATGACGCCCGCCACCGGCACTTACGAGCCGGGCGACCCCTGGTACGGTCACCCGAGCTTCCACATCAAATACGATCCGGACGCCGCGCGCAAGCTGATGACCGCCGCCGGGTATTCGGCGGCGAAACCGGTGCAGGTGAAGGTACAGATCTCGGCGTCGGGCTCCGGGCAGATGCAGCCGCAGCCGATGAACGAGTACATGCAGCAGAACCTCAAACAGTGCTTCTTCGACGTCAAGCTGGACGTGGTCGAGTGGAACACGCTGCTGACGAACTGGCGTCAGGGCGCGAAGGATTCGGCCGCGCATGGCGCGAACGCGATCAACGTCAGTTTCGCGTCGATGGATCCGTTCTTCGGCATGGTGCGCTTCGCGAGCAAGAGCGCGTTCCCGCCGGTGTCCAACAATTGGGGTTACTACAGCGACGACACGACCGAAAAGCTCATCGCACAGGCACGCAATGCGTTCGATCAGAAGACGCGCGACGCGGCCCTGGGCGAGTTGAACACCTATATGGTCGACCAGGCGGCCGACCTCTGGGTCGCGCACGACGTCGGTCCGCGTGCGATCTCGAAAAAGGTCACGGGCGTGGTGCAGCCGAAGAACTGGATGATCGACATCGCGACGATGTCGGTGAAGTAA
- the eutC gene encoding ethanolamine ammonia-lyase subunit EutC: MSEALEQSPWEPLRQFTRARIALGRAGHGVPTAPLLAFNLSHAQARDAVHQPLDVPALRQRLDTAGFASFAVDSAASDREQYLRRPDLGRRLCDTSREAFAPLAAACAAGVAGGATRDIAPGIAPDIAPDIVFVLADGLSALAVMRHAVPLLEALRRRLDGWRIGPVVVARHARVALGDEIGERLAAPLLAILIGERPGLSSPDSLGVYLTHAPRVGCNDAQRNCVSNVRPEGLGYEAAAHKLQYLLTHARQRGLTGVALKDDSEAPLAVDGGSPSLR; encoded by the coding sequence ATGAGCGAAGCACTGGAGCAGAGCCCCTGGGAGCCGCTGCGGCAGTTCACCCGGGCGCGTATCGCGCTGGGCCGGGCGGGCCACGGCGTGCCGACCGCGCCGCTGCTGGCGTTCAACCTGTCGCATGCGCAGGCGCGCGACGCGGTGCACCAGCCGCTGGACGTGCCGGCGCTGCGGCAACGGCTCGACACCGCGGGGTTCGCCTCGTTCGCGGTGGACAGCGCCGCATCCGATCGCGAGCAGTATCTGCGGCGCCCCGACCTCGGCCGTCGCCTGTGCGACACCAGCCGGGAAGCGTTCGCCCCGCTTGCCGCCGCCTGTGCCGCAGGTGTCGCCGGCGGAGCGACACGGGACATCGCGCCGGGCATCGCGCCCGACATCGCGCCTGACATCGTCTTCGTGCTGGCCGACGGTCTTTCCGCGCTGGCGGTGATGCGGCACGCGGTGCCGCTGCTCGAAGCGTTGCGCCGCCGCCTGGACGGCTGGCGCATCGGGCCGGTGGTGGTGGCGCGTCACGCGCGCGTCGCGCTCGGGGATGAAATCGGCGAACGGCTGGCCGCACCGCTGCTCGCGATTCTGATCGGCGAGCGTCCCGGACTGAGTTCGCCGGACAGCCTCGGCGTGTATCTCACGCACGCGCCACGCGTGGGCTGCAACGATGCCCAGCGCAATTGCGTGTCGAACGTGCGGCCCGAGGGCCTGGGCTACGAAGCCGCAGCGCACAAGCTGCAATACCTGTTGACGCATGCGCGGCAGCGCGGGCTGACCGGCGTGGCCTTGAAGGACGACAGCGAGGCGCCGCTCGCGGTGGATGGCGGGTCGCCGTCATTGCGCTAG
- a CDS encoding ethanolamine ammonia-lyase subunit EutB translates to MIHTETVGPRTYRFDGLATLLAKASPLRSGDQLAGLAAASEEERAVARMALAAVPLSAFLNEALVPYESDEVTRLIVDEHSRAAFAPVSHLSVGDFRDWLLAESTGLEQLSAITAGLTPEMVAAVSKLMRNQDLIAVAKKRPVVTRFRNTIGLPGRLSARLQPNHPTDDARGIAASMLDGLMYGCGDAVIGINPASDSLSAITTLLEMIDAFRQRYAVPTQSCVLTHVTNTIAAIERGAPVDLVFQSIAGTEKANASFGVSLALLQEAYEAGLSLRRGTVGENLMYFETGQGSALSADAHHGVDQQTCEVRAYAVARKFKPLLTNTVVGFIGPEYLYDGRQIIRAGLEDHFCGKLLGVPMGCDICYTNHAEADQDDMDTLLTLLGVAGINFIMGVPGADDVMLNYQSTSFHDALYIRDVLGLRRAPEFEAWLETMGITDARGALLPQGAHPPLLAGAREWIGA, encoded by the coding sequence ATGATCCATACCGAGACCGTCGGTCCGCGGACCTACCGGTTCGACGGGCTCGCCACCCTGCTGGCGAAGGCCAGCCCCCTGCGCTCGGGCGATCAGCTCGCGGGACTCGCGGCGGCGAGCGAGGAAGAACGCGCGGTGGCGCGCATGGCCCTCGCGGCGGTGCCGCTGTCCGCCTTCCTGAACGAGGCGCTGGTGCCGTACGAGTCGGACGAGGTGACGCGTCTGATCGTCGACGAGCATTCGCGCGCGGCGTTCGCGCCCGTCAGCCATCTGAGCGTGGGCGATTTCCGCGACTGGCTGCTGGCCGAGAGCACGGGGCTGGAGCAACTGAGCGCGATCACGGCGGGGTTGACGCCGGAAATGGTCGCGGCGGTGTCGAAACTGATGCGCAACCAGGACCTGATCGCCGTCGCGAAGAAACGCCCGGTGGTGACGCGCTTTCGCAATACCATCGGCCTGCCGGGACGGCTCTCGGCGCGACTGCAGCCGAATCACCCGACCGACGACGCGCGCGGTATCGCCGCGTCGATGCTCGACGGCCTGATGTATGGCTGCGGCGACGCGGTGATCGGCATCAATCCGGCCTCCGATAGTCTTTCAGCCATCACCACGCTGCTCGAGATGATCGATGCGTTCCGGCAGCGCTACGCGGTGCCCACGCAGTCGTGCGTGCTGACGCACGTCACGAACACGATCGCCGCGATCGAACGTGGCGCGCCCGTCGATCTCGTGTTCCAGTCGATCGCCGGTACCGAAAAAGCGAACGCGAGTTTCGGCGTCTCGCTCGCGCTGTTGCAGGAAGCGTACGAAGCGGGCCTCTCGCTCAGGCGCGGCACGGTCGGCGAGAACCTGATGTATTTCGAGACGGGGCAGGGCAGCGCCTTGTCCGCCGACGCGCATCACGGCGTCGACCAGCAGACCTGCGAGGTGCGCGCGTATGCGGTGGCACGCAAGTTCAAGCCCTTGCTGACGAACACGGTCGTGGGCTTCATCGGCCCCGAATACCTGTACGACGGCCGGCAGATCATCCGCGCCGGGCTCGAGGACCATTTCTGCGGCAAGCTGCTGGGCGTGCCGATGGGGTGCGACATCTGCTACACGAACCATGCCGAGGCCGATCAGGACGACATGGACACGCTGCTCACATTGCTGGGCGTGGCCGGCATCAACTTCATCATGGGCGTGCCGGGAGCCGACGACGTCATGCTCAACTATCAGAGCACGTCGTTCCACGATGCGCTCTACATACGCGATGTGCTGGGCCTGCGGCGCGCGCCGGAATTCGAGGCGTGGCTGGAAACGATGGGGATCACCGATGCCCGCGGCGCGCTGTTGCCGCAGGGCGCGCACCCGCCGCTATTGGCGGGCGCGCGGGAATGGATCGGCGCATGA
- a CDS encoding DUF2288 family protein yields the protein MEPTELYLKLLTETARVRWSELTALFARGALIRIAGDLDLVSVAEAIATDESAQVAAWAAAGLLEKMPADLASGYEARDAELWAVVVSPWVVVQERPGTEAHAASSRPA from the coding sequence GTGGAACCCACCGAACTGTATTTGAAGCTGCTGACCGAAACCGCCAGGGTGCGCTGGTCCGAATTGACCGCGTTGTTCGCGCGCGGCGCCCTGATCCGCATCGCCGGGGATCTGGACCTGGTGAGCGTGGCGGAAGCCATCGCCACGGACGAATCGGCGCAGGTAGCGGCCTGGGCCGCCGCCGGGCTGCTGGAAAAAATGCCGGCGGATCTGGCCAGCGGCTACGAGGCGCGCGACGCCGAACTCTGGGCGGTGGTGGTCTCGCCGTGGGTGGTGGTGCAGGAACGCCCGGGCACCGAAGCGCACGCCGCGTCGTCACGACCCGCATGA
- a CDS encoding 16S rRNA pseudouridine(516) synthase: protein MNLETILFTQGFGSRRQCRALIGAGAVRIGAAVRTDPGADFDTAGLTFDVENTSWLFREKAYLMLYKPGAYECSRQPQHHASVFSLLPPPLLARGVQCVGRLDQDTTGLLLLSDDGSFMHALASPKKKVPKIYVAGLRHPLDEAQLQALRDGVLLHGETQPSCAAAARALDAHTLELTIAEGKYHQVKRMVAAAGNRVETLHRRAVGALTLPPGLAPGQWCWLDERQLGQARSAGTDAGAGDVAGGPAQLPA from the coding sequence ATGAACCTCGAGACGATCCTGTTCACGCAGGGGTTCGGCAGCCGACGACAGTGCCGGGCGCTGATCGGCGCGGGCGCGGTGCGGATCGGCGCCGCGGTGCGTACCGACCCGGGCGCCGATTTCGATACCGCCGGTCTGACGTTCGACGTCGAGAACACGTCCTGGCTTTTTCGGGAAAAAGCCTACCTGATGCTGTACAAGCCGGGCGCCTACGAATGCTCGCGCCAGCCGCAGCATCACGCCAGCGTCTTTTCCCTGCTGCCCCCGCCGCTGCTCGCGCGCGGCGTACAGTGCGTCGGCCGGCTCGATCAGGATACGACCGGCCTGCTGTTGCTGTCGGACGACGGCAGCTTCATGCATGCGCTGGCGTCGCCGAAAAAAAAGGTGCCGAAAATCTATGTCGCGGGCTTGCGCCATCCGCTCGACGAGGCGCAACTGCAGGCGCTGCGCGACGGCGTCCTGCTGCATGGCGAAACGCAGCCCAGTTGCGCGGCCGCCGCCCGTGCGCTCGACGCCCACACGCTCGAGCTGACGATCGCCGAAGGCAAATACCATCAGGTGAAACGCATGGTCGCGGCCGCCGGCAACCGGGTGGAGACGCTGCATCGGCGGGCGGTAGGCGCGCTGACCCTGCCGCCCGGGCTCGCGCCGGGACAGTGGTGCTGGCTGGACGAGCGGCAACTGGGACAGGCGCGAAGCGCAGGCACCGATGCGGGGGCGGGGGACGTTGCCGGCGGCCCTGCGCAATTGCCGGCTTGA
- a CDS encoding NAD-dependent epimerase/dehydratase family protein → MIPTRPLRRPRVLIVGCGDVGMRTVALLAPRFTVLALNRREAGRQRLHAAGVIPVPGDLDDRRSLRRAAALARAAFGVLHFAPPPAEGRTDQRTRVLIAALGGAGSAVRHRPAPPERAAIVPDAGGPARRSRTLAPGARGVWIGKPPRASQPLVYASTTGVYGDCGGALIDETRRVRPSNPRAVRRVGAEHLLRAAGTRGTFAASILRIPGIYARERLPDARLHRGTPALRAEEDVFTSHIHADDLAAIAVRALWRGRPQRLYHATDDSRLRMGDYFDRVADALGLPRPPRISREEAEQVLEPMLMSFMRESRRLDNRRLTGELAYRLRFPTVDAFLANGLAPNPAKGTAGQAESPAGPGR, encoded by the coding sequence ATGATTCCAACCCGCCCGCTTCGTCGTCCTCGCGTGCTGATCGTCGGTTGTGGCGACGTCGGCATGCGCACCGTCGCGCTCCTCGCGCCCCGCTTCACGGTTCTCGCGCTGAACCGGCGCGAGGCGGGGCGGCAGCGCCTGCATGCGGCCGGCGTGATTCCGGTCCCGGGCGATCTCGACGACCGGCGCAGCCTGCGCCGTGCCGCCGCGTTGGCGCGCGCTGCCTTCGGCGTGCTGCATTTCGCGCCGCCGCCCGCCGAGGGCCGCACGGACCAGCGCACGCGGGTGCTGATCGCGGCGCTGGGCGGTGCGGGCAGTGCCGTCCGGCACCGCCCGGCGCCGCCGGAACGCGCGGCTATTGTACCCGACGCGGGTGGCCCGGCGCGGCGCTCCCGCACGCTCGCGCCGGGCGCCCGCGGTGTCTGGATCGGCAAGCCGCCGCGTGCGTCGCAACCGCTGGTCTACGCGAGCACGACCGGCGTCTACGGCGACTGCGGGGGCGCGTTGATCGACGAGACCCGGCGCGTGCGCCCCAGCAATCCGCGCGCCGTGCGGCGAGTGGGGGCGGAGCATCTGCTGCGCGCGGCGGGTACCCGCGGGACGTTCGCCGCGTCGATCCTGCGGATTCCCGGCATCTATGCGCGCGAGCGTCTGCCGGATGCGCGTTTGCATCGCGGCACGCCGGCCCTGCGAGCCGAGGAAGACGTGTTCACCAGCCATATCCACGCCGACGATCTCGCCGCCATCGCGGTGCGCGCGCTGTGGCGGGGAAGGCCGCAACGTCTTTACCACGCGACCGACGACAGCCGTTTGCGCATGGGCGACTACTTCGATCGCGTCGCCGATGCGCTGGGACTGCCCCGGCCGCCGCGCATTTCGCGCGAGGAAGCAGAGCAGGTGCTCGAACCGATGCTGATGTCGTTCATGCGCGAATCGCGCCGCCTCGACAACCGGCGGCTTACCGGGGAGCTGGCGTACCGCCTGCGCTTTCCGACGGTCGATGCATTCCTGGCGAATGGTCTCGCGCCGAATCCGGCGAAGGGGACCGCGGGGCAGGCTGAGTCGCCAGCCGGGCCAGGTCGCTAG
- a CDS encoding CDP-6-deoxy-delta-3,4-glucoseen reductase produces the protein MSFNVTIRPSGRQFQVDAGEPVLSAALRHGVGLPYGCKNGACGSCKGRVIEGAVEQAAHSSSALANDEKTRGFALFCCAQATSDLEIEIREIAGVGDMPAKKLPCRVSALERAADDVMIVRLQLPANERLQYLAGQYLEFILKDGKRRAYSIATAPHAEGLLELHIRHLPGGQFTDHVFSAMKARDMLRFEGPLGTFFLREDSDKPIVLLASGTGFAPIKAIVEQAIYKKITRPIALYWGARTRPDLYLEALGAQWTTELPNFRFIPVLSEPTPQDTWDGRTGFVHHAVIADLPDLSAYQVYACGAPVMVESAQRDFTANHGLPAEEFYADAFTSEADLVNAV, from the coding sequence ATGAGTTTCAACGTGACGATCCGGCCGAGCGGCCGACAATTCCAGGTGGACGCGGGCGAACCCGTCCTGAGCGCCGCGCTGCGCCACGGCGTGGGTTTGCCGTACGGCTGCAAGAACGGTGCGTGCGGCTCCTGCAAGGGCCGGGTCATCGAGGGCGCGGTGGAACAGGCGGCGCACTCGTCCTCGGCCCTGGCCAACGACGAAAAAACGCGCGGCTTCGCGCTGTTCTGCTGCGCGCAGGCAACATCCGATCTCGAAATCGAGATCCGCGAGATCGCCGGCGTCGGCGACATGCCGGCGAAGAAACTGCCGTGCCGCGTCAGCGCGCTCGAACGCGCCGCCGACGACGTCATGATCGTACGCCTGCAACTGCCCGCCAACGAACGGCTCCAGTATCTGGCCGGGCAATATCTCGAATTCATCCTGAAGGACGGCAAGCGCCGCGCCTACTCGATCGCGACCGCGCCGCACGCGGAGGGCCTGCTGGAACTCCACATCCGCCATCTGCCCGGCGGCCAGTTCACCGATCACGTCTTCTCCGCCATGAAGGCGCGCGACATGCTGCGTTTCGAAGGTCCGCTGGGGACGTTCTTCCTGCGCGAGGACAGCGACAAACCCATCGTGCTGCTGGCGTCGGGCACCGGTTTCGCGCCGATCAAGGCGATCGTCGAACAGGCCATTTACAAGAAAATCACGCGGCCGATCGCGCTCTACTGGGGTGCAAGAACGCGCCCGGACCTGTATCTTGAAGCATTGGGCGCCCAGTGGACGACCGAACTGCCGAACTTCCGTTTCATCCCGGTATTGTCCGAGCCGACGCCGCAGGACACCTGGGACGGGCGCACCGGCTTCGTGCACCACGCGGTGATCGCGGACCTGCCGGATCTGTCCGCTTATCAGGTCTACGCATGCGGCGCACCGGTAATGGTCGAGTCCGCGCAGCGGGATTTCACCGCCAACCATGGGCTGCCCGCCGAGGAGTTCTACGCGGACGCCTTCACCAGCGAAGCGGACCTGGTGAATGCGGTCTGA